In one window of Pseudomonas benzenivorans DNA:
- the rlmKL gene encoding bifunctional 23S rRNA (guanine(2069)-N(7))-methyltransferase RlmK/23S rRNA (guanine(2445)-N(2))-methyltransferase RlmL, whose protein sequence is MSDRYELFLTCPKGLEGLLLEEASQLGLEGAREQTAAIRGEAGLESAYRLCLWSRLANRVLLVLARFPVRDAESLYQGVLAVDWFEHLEPGGSLAVEFSGHGSGIDNTHFGALKVKDAIVDKLRQADGTRPSIDKLNPDLRVHLRLERGEAILSLDLSGHSLHQRGYRLQQGAAPLKENLAAAVLIRAGWPRIAAEGGALADPMCGVGTFLVEAAMMAADIAPNLKREHWGFDQWLGHVPALWKKLHAEAQERAAAGLAKPPLWIRGYEADPRLIQPGRNNIERAGLSDWVKVYQGELATFEPRPDQAQKGLVISNPPYGERLGDEASLLYLYQNLGERLRQACLGWEAAVFTGAPELGKRMGIRSHKQYAFWNGALPCKLLLIKVQPEQFVTGERRTPEQREREREQAEIAKTQAEPQARQYNKNGNPIKPAPAPVVEQARLSEGGQMFANRLQKNLKQLGKWARREGVECYRLYDADMPEYALAVDLYGDWVHVQEYAAPRSIDPEKAQARLFDALAAIPQALGVDKSKVIIKRRERQTGTKQYQRQGSQGQFMEVAEGGAKLLVNLTDYLDTGLFLDHRPLRLRIQREAAGKRFLNLFCYTATATVHAAKGGARSTTSVDLSKTYLDWARRNLSLNGYSDKHRLEQGDVMAWLAEDRGEYELIFIDPPTFSNSKRMEGVFDVQRDHVQLLDLAMARLAPGGVLYFSNNFRKFQLDEGLAARYGVEEISADTLDPDFARNPKIHRAWRLTPRG, encoded by the coding sequence ATGTCGGATCGCTACGAACTCTTTCTCACCTGCCCCAAGGGCCTGGAAGGCTTGCTGCTCGAAGAGGCCAGCCAATTGGGGCTAGAGGGCGCGCGCGAGCAGACCGCCGCCATTCGTGGCGAGGCCGGGCTGGAGAGTGCCTACCGCCTGTGCCTCTGGTCGCGCCTGGCCAACCGCGTATTGCTGGTACTGGCGCGGTTTCCCGTACGGGATGCCGAGAGCCTGTACCAGGGCGTACTGGCGGTTGACTGGTTCGAGCACCTGGAGCCGGGCGGCAGCCTGGCCGTGGAGTTCAGCGGTCACGGTTCGGGCATCGACAACACTCATTTCGGCGCGCTCAAGGTCAAGGACGCCATAGTCGACAAACTGCGCCAGGCCGACGGTACGCGGCCCTCGATCGACAAGCTCAATCCCGACTTGCGCGTGCACCTGCGTCTGGAGCGCGGCGAGGCGATCCTTTCCCTCGACCTGTCCGGCCATAGCCTGCACCAGCGCGGTTATCGCCTGCAGCAGGGCGCCGCGCCGCTCAAGGAGAACCTCGCCGCTGCGGTCCTGATCCGTGCCGGCTGGCCGCGCATCGCCGCCGAGGGCGGGGCGTTGGCCGACCCCATGTGCGGGGTCGGTACCTTCCTGGTGGAGGCGGCGATGATGGCCGCGGACATCGCGCCGAACCTCAAGCGTGAGCACTGGGGCTTCGACCAGTGGCTGGGGCACGTGCCGGCACTGTGGAAGAAGCTGCATGCCGAGGCGCAGGAGCGGGCCGCCGCCGGTCTGGCCAAGCCGCCGTTGTGGATTCGCGGTTACGAGGCCGATCCGCGCCTGATCCAGCCGGGGCGCAACAACATCGAGCGGGCCGGCTTGAGCGACTGGGTCAAGGTCTACCAAGGCGAGCTGGCCACCTTCGAGCCGCGTCCGGACCAGGCCCAAAAGGGACTGGTGATCAGCAACCCGCCCTATGGCGAGCGTCTCGGCGACGAGGCCAGCCTGCTGTATCTCTACCAGAATCTCGGCGAGCGCCTGCGTCAGGCCTGTCTGGGCTGGGAGGCCGCGGTGTTCACCGGCGCCCCGGAACTGGGAAAGCGCATGGGCATCCGCAGCCACAAGCAGTACGCCTTCTGGAACGGCGCCTTGCCGTGCAAGCTGCTGCTGATCAAGGTGCAGCCCGAGCAGTTCGTCACCGGCGAGCGGCGCACCCCGGAGCAGCGCGAGCGCGAGCGTGAGCAGGCCGAGATCGCCAAGACGCAGGCCGAGCCCCAGGCGCGTCAGTACAACAAGAACGGCAACCCGATCAAGCCGGCGCCGGCCCCGGTTGTCGAACAGGCCCGCCTGAGTGAAGGCGGGCAGATGTTCGCCAACCGCCTGCAGAAGAACCTCAAGCAGCTGGGCAAGTGGGCGCGCCGGGAGGGGGTCGAGTGCTACCGGCTGTATGACGCCGACATGCCGGAGTACGCCCTGGCGGTGGACCTCTACGGCGACTGGGTGCATGTGCAGGAATACGCCGCGCCCCGCTCGATCGACCCGGAGAAGGCTCAGGCGCGTTTGTTCGACGCTCTGGCGGCGATCCCCCAGGCGCTGGGCGTGGACAAGAGCAAGGTGATCATCAAGCGCCGCGAGCGCCAAACCGGCACCAAGCAGTATCAGCGCCAGGGCAGTCAGGGCCAGTTCATGGAGGTTGCCGAAGGCGGCGCCAAGCTGCTGGTCAACCTCACCGACTACCTCGACACCGGGCTGTTCCTCGATCACCGTCCGCTACGTCTGCGCATCCAGCGCGAGGCCGCGGGCAAACGCTTCCTCAACCTGTTCTGCTACACCGCCACGGCCACCGTGCATGCGGCCAAGGGCGGCGCGCGCAGCACCACCAGCGTCGATTTGTCGAAGACCTATCTGGACTGGGCGCGGCGCAACCTGTCGCTCAATGGTTACTCGGACAAGCACAGGCTGGAGCAGGGCGACGTGATGGCCTGGCTGGCCGAGGATCGCGGCGAGTACGAGCTGATCTTCATCGACCCGCCGACCTTCTCCAACTCCAAGCGCATGGAGGGGGTGTTCGACGTGCAGCGCGACCACGTGCAGCTGCTGGACCTGGCCATGGCCCGTCTGGCGCCGGGCGGCGTGCTGTACTTCTCCAACAACTTCCGCAAGTTCCAGCTCGATGAGGGGCTGGCGGCGCGCTACGGGGTGGAAGAGATCAGCGCCGACACCCTGGACCCGGACTTCGCCCGCAACCCGAAGATCCACCGCGCCTGGCGCCTGACCCCGCGCGGTTGA
- a CDS encoding FUSC family protein, with the protein MRQLLRETFSWHAGPPAWGAAMVAGLGCALPLLLGLFSGHTGFLWASVGAFQAAQASPLHRFGMLRMLLLTGLGACSAALGFWSAGDPLLGLGLFASFGMLLAWLQRFGSEAGKMGLGLVVCLCLGQGQHGIGNLNNPHAIATLFILGGLWAMLLAFGLRGLHGLRMWPYMPRFISILRVLRRHARRLPRRQWRLHALGCTLAMGLAGLVVSLAGLHHGYWLTLTVLTTLQLEFQGSLVRALLASLASMTAAGLLILLGHSLQDPTLMVLSLIPLIMLSRALQASHYALFVMQSAIGFVLLAESLSLDWQLAQLRLLNVLFGVVLALFVALLVYGLRQLLERRTPRSAAAP; encoded by the coding sequence ATGAGACAGCTCCTGCGCGAAACCTTCAGCTGGCACGCCGGCCCACCCGCCTGGGGCGCGGCGATGGTGGCCGGGCTCGGCTGTGCACTGCCCTTGCTGTTGGGGCTGTTCAGCGGCCATACCGGCTTCCTCTGGGCCTCTGTCGGGGCCTTTCAAGCCGCCCAGGCCAGCCCCCTGCATCGCTTCGGCATGCTCAGGATGCTGCTGCTCACCGGGCTCGGCGCCTGCAGCGCCGCCCTGGGCTTCTGGTCGGCCGGCGACCCGCTGCTCGGCCTGGGCCTGTTCGCCAGCTTCGGCATGCTGCTGGCCTGGCTGCAACGCTTCGGCAGCGAGGCCGGCAAGATGGGCCTGGGCCTGGTCGTCTGCCTGTGCCTGGGCCAGGGTCAGCACGGCATCGGCAACCTCAACAACCCCCATGCGATCGCCACCCTATTCATCCTCGGCGGCCTCTGGGCCATGCTCCTGGCATTCGGCCTGCGCGGCCTGCATGGCCTGCGCATGTGGCCGTACATGCCGCGCTTCATCAGCATCCTCAGGGTACTCAGGCGCCACGCCAGGCGCCTGCCCCGCCGGCAGTGGCGTTTGCACGCCCTGGGCTGCACTCTGGCCATGGGCCTGGCCGGATTGGTGGTCAGCCTCGCCGGGCTGCACCACGGCTACTGGCTGACCCTCACAGTGCTCACCACCCTGCAACTGGAGTTCCAGGGCAGCCTGGTGCGCGCCTTGCTAGCGAGCCTGGCCAGCATGACCGCGGCCGGTCTGTTGATTCTGCTCGGCCACAGCCTGCAGGACCCGACGCTGATGGTACTCAGCCTGATTCCCTTGATCATGCTCAGCCGAGCACTGCAGGCCAGCCATTACGCCCTGTTCGTGATGCAGAGCGCCATCGGCTTCGTCCTGCTTGCCGAGAGTCTCTCCCTGGACTGGCAGCTGGCCCAGCTGCGCCTGCTCAACGTCCTGTTCGGCGTGGTCCTGGCGCTGTTCGTGGCGCTGCTGGTATACGGCCTGCGTCAGCTGCTGGAACGGCGCACGCCACGCAGCGCGGCGGCCCCTTGA
- the dacB gene encoding D-alanyl-D-alanine carboxypeptidase/D-alanyl-D-alanine endopeptidase, which yields MTRTLRHLLIASLLLPLALPLHAADNSRLPSRVEKALKANKINPRALSVVTLPLTGPGTRTVINADISVNPASAMKLVTTYAALELLGPTHQWTTEFHTDGPLKDGVLQGNLYLKGGGDPKLNMEKLWLLLRDLRANGVRQVSGDLVLDRSHFVQPKLPVFNDDGGDANKPYLVTPDALLVNLKALRFIARAENGKVHIAIEPPIADIRIDNRVKLLKPGKCPGWPDVRYNPVTQYDGTTVIVSGQLAEGCSAQTYLSLLDHPDYAAGAVRAIWQELGGSILGQDRLADVPKSARLLARAHSPDLVEIIRDINKYSNNTMARQLFLSLGAQFRNAADGDDAKAAQRVIRAWLARKGITAPHLVIENGSGLSRAERVSARELAAILQAAWKSPYAAEFISSMPLVGMDGTMRKRLKGTALEGQAHIKTGTLNNVRAIAGYSRDSNGHSWAVVAILNDPRPWGASAILDQVLLDLYRQAK from the coding sequence ATGACCCGCACCCTGCGCCACCTGCTGATCGCCAGCCTGCTGCTGCCGCTCGCCCTGCCCCTGCACGCCGCCGACAACAGCCGTCTGCCGAGCCGGGTCGAGAAGGCCCTGAAAGCCAACAAGATCAACCCCCGCGCCCTGTCGGTGGTGACCCTGCCACTCACCGGCCCCGGTACCCGCACGGTGATCAATGCCGACATCTCGGTCAATCCGGCCTCGGCCATGAAACTGGTGACCACCTACGCCGCCTTGGAGCTGCTGGGCCCAACCCACCAGTGGACCACCGAGTTCCACACCGACGGCCCTCTCAAGGACGGCGTGTTGCAGGGCAACCTGTACCTCAAGGGCGGCGGCGACCCCAAGCTGAACATGGAAAAGCTCTGGTTGCTGCTGCGCGACCTGCGCGCCAACGGCGTACGCCAGGTCAGCGGCGACCTGGTGCTCGATCGCAGCCACTTCGTGCAACCCAAGCTGCCGGTGTTCAACGACGACGGCGGCGACGCCAACAAGCCCTACCTGGTCACCCCCGATGCCCTGCTGGTCAACCTCAAGGCCCTGCGCTTCATCGCCCGTGCCGAGAACGGCAAGGTGCACATCGCGATCGAACCACCGATCGCCGATATCCGCATCGACAACCGCGTCAAGCTGCTCAAGCCGGGCAAATGCCCCGGTTGGCCGGACGTGCGCTACAACCCGGTGACCCAGTACGACGGCACCACGGTGATCGTCAGCGGCCAGCTGGCCGAAGGTTGCAGCGCCCAGACCTACCTGTCGCTGCTCGACCACCCGGACTACGCGGCGGGCGCCGTGCGCGCCATCTGGCAGGAGCTGGGCGGCAGCATTCTCGGCCAGGACCGCCTCGCCGATGTGCCGAAAAGCGCCCGCCTGCTGGCCCGTGCGCACTCCCCCGACCTGGTGGAGATCATCCGCGACATCAACAAGTACAGTAACAACACCATGGCCCGTCAGCTGTTTCTCAGCCTCGGTGCGCAGTTTCGCAACGCCGCCGATGGCGACGATGCCAAGGCCGCGCAACGGGTGATCCGCGCCTGGCTGGCACGCAAGGGCATCACCGCCCCGCATCTGGTGATCGAGAATGGCTCGGGCCTGTCACGGGCCGAGCGGGTCAGCGCCCGCGAACTGGCGGCGATTCTCCAGGCCGCCTGGAAGAGCCCCTATGCCGCCGAGTTCATCAGCTCCATGCCGCTGGTGGGGATGGACGGGACCATGCGCAAACGCCTGAAAGGCACCGCCCTGGAGGGCCAGGCCCATATCAAGACCGGCACCCTGAACAATGTGCGCGCCATCGCCGGCTACAGCCGCGACAGCAACGGCCACAGCTGGGCGGTGGTGGCCATCCTCAACGACCCCAGGCCCTGGGGCGCCTCGGCGATACTCGATCAGGTCTTGCTCGACCTGTACCGGCAAGCCAAGTGA
- a CDS encoding YggL 50S ribosome-binding family protein, protein MATNRSRRLRKKLCVDEFQELGFELNLNFKEDLTDEAVDDFLDQFLRDAMEANGLGYVGGDDYGLVCLAKRGSVSEAQRAQVEAWLKGRSELIDFSASPLLDVWYPENPINPA, encoded by the coding sequence ATGGCTACCAACCGTTCCCGTCGTCTGCGCAAGAAACTCTGTGTGGATGAGTTCCAGGAGCTGGGTTTCGAGCTGAACCTGAATTTCAAAGAGGACCTGACTGACGAGGCCGTCGACGACTTCCTCGACCAGTTCCTGCGTGACGCCATGGAAGCCAACGGCCTGGGCTACGTCGGCGGCGACGACTACGGTCTGGTCTGCCTGGCCAAGCGTGGTTCGGTGAGCGAGGCGCAGCGCGCCCAGGTCGAGGCCTGGTTGAAGGGCCGTAGCGAGCTGATCGACTTCAGCGCCAGCCCGCTGCTGGATGTCTGGTACCCGGAAAACCCGATCAATCCGGCCTGA
- a CDS encoding DUF6685 family protein has translation MSLSQQPSSLSSRLTALAQRLGLIGRGQRQILERASQLRLPFSALTPPRESICWQEGPQLHRLVDLPRDALSGPVQEDKAQARATLMRVVELEKRSMASLDLRQIEGFCCGDPQQAAFTSFEQYAASQTCRPVRIISYKDFIRTISLALPRFLAGERIELRQADWHGQRLFWAGEQHGEAFACAVAYARRRGLEITLPADLAHYRLSLDGLAQLQQHYHVHAMPGAAWSDPTFMGLLLDKGLPYARLSLQRSPGAAEYLLLPKHSAEARALGEGLRLAGAPDVVAHLKTLTDSRPHTRTAAE, from the coding sequence ATGAGTTTGTCCCAGCAGCCCAGTTCCCTGAGTTCACGCCTGACCGCTCTGGCCCAGCGCCTGGGCCTGATCGGCCGTGGCCAACGGCAGATACTCGAACGCGCCAGCCAGCTGCGCCTGCCTTTCAGCGCGCTGACGCCCCCCCGCGAGAGCATCTGCTGGCAGGAGGGACCACAACTGCACCGCCTGGTCGACCTGCCGCGCGATGCCCTGTCCGGACCGGTGCAGGAGGACAAGGCGCAGGCCCGCGCCACGCTCATGCGCGTGGTCGAACTGGAGAAGCGATCCATGGCTTCGCTGGATCTGCGGCAGATCGAGGGATTCTGCTGCGGCGATCCGCAGCAGGCTGCTTTCACCAGCTTCGAGCAGTACGCGGCCAGCCAGACCTGCCGCCCGGTGCGCATCATCAGCTACAAGGACTTCATCAGGACCATCAGCCTGGCCCTGCCACGCTTTCTCGCCGGAGAACGCATCGAACTGCGTCAGGCCGACTGGCATGGCCAGCGCCTGTTCTGGGCCGGGGAACAGCACGGAGAGGCCTTCGCCTGCGCGGTCGCCTATGCACGCCGACGCGGGCTGGAGATCACCCTGCCAGCCGACCTGGCCCACTACCGCCTGAGCCTCGACGGCCTGGCGCAGCTGCAGCAGCACTACCATGTCCACGCCATGCCCGGCGCCGCCTGGAGCGACCCGACCTTCATGGGCCTGCTGCTGGACAAGGGCCTGCCCTATGCCCGCCTGTCGCTGCAGCGCAGCCCCGGTGCCGCCGAGTACCTGCTATTGCCCAAGCACTCGGCCGAGGCCCGGGCCCTCGGCGAGGGCCTGCGCCTGGCCGGCGCACCGGATGTGGTCGCCCACCTCAAGACCCTGACCGACAGCCGCCCGCACACTCGAACCGCAGCGGAATAA
- a CDS encoding HD domain-containing phosphohydrolase has product MPRRFWPRDRRFPLHVHISLLFTLLLLLTGTLLGLFNHRQTTQIIFASSTKLFEQVQQNVQLDLEHTYQPIRQLLSLLALNEASQAGNLPGRLPLLKPFAQALRDNPQMASLYLGDDDGDFFMVRPLRDEAMKLRFSAPDNAAFQVWSIDRSAGDVEAAYLFYDGSLNLISRRARPEEDYDPRTRPWYRRARVDGGQITTAPYVFFASPEVGTTLARRSGLTRVIAADLTLAELSATLTDQQITASSQILLYDPAGNAVAYPDSARLTMMMDGEAILSPARELSPEIDALLADDTGELQQSVLELGKRRWVASRSRLLEGGPQGLFLALLVPEDELLEDAYRMRWQGALITLTTLLLCLPLGWLTSRIVAKPLKALVAEAEAIRRFDFKQPTSGHSPVLEVDQLAVSMKQMKETIASFLEIAASLSAVTRFDTLLERVLEETVGISQAQGGLIYLIDADKGRLEPRGLFLDGQRHDLARHDIPGYEVSADALPQWLRGPAGGGPSTVLSLGFDQAGDYRSLLRALDSPRVHLVAAGLHNRQGDTVGVLVLLHCDRGETDEPAMPRRERVAFVEAVSGVAALCIESQRLLLRQKKLLDAIIQLVAGAIDAKSPYTGGHCQRVPEIALMLARAAADSDDPAFRDYRPTAEEWEALHIAAWLHDCGKVTTPEYVVDKATKLETLYDRIHEVRMRFEVLKRDAWIAYWQGCAEGGEATRLAALRDETLSRLDEDFAFVAACNLGGETMAEADLQRLRQIAARTWTRTLDDRLGVSWEEARRQQRRPAQELPVEEALLADKPEHLVERPADELIAADNPWGFRLEVPQYKFNRGELHNLSTGRGTLTDEERYIINHHIVQTILMLDRLPFPPHLREVSEIAGGHHEKVDGSGYPKRLRREQMSLPARMMAIADIFEALTAVDRPYKKGKLLSESLTLMAEMCRTGHIDPELFGLFVRARVYREYAERFMQKAQIDAVDEAEVLAKAGLAG; this is encoded by the coding sequence ATGCCCCGCAGATTCTGGCCCCGCGACCGCCGGTTTCCCCTGCATGTGCACATCAGCCTGCTCTTCACCCTGCTGCTACTCCTGACCGGCACCTTGCTCGGGCTGTTCAACCATCGGCAAACCACCCAGATCATCTTCGCCAGCAGCACCAAGCTGTTCGAGCAGGTCCAGCAGAACGTCCAGCTCGACCTCGAGCACACCTACCAGCCAATCCGCCAACTGCTCAGTCTGCTGGCCCTCAACGAGGCCAGCCAGGCCGGCAACCTGCCGGGCCGCCTGCCCCTGCTCAAGCCCTTCGCCCAGGCCCTGCGCGACAACCCGCAGATGGCCTCGCTGTACCTCGGCGACGACGACGGCGACTTCTTCATGGTCCGGCCGCTGCGCGACGAGGCCATGAAGCTGCGCTTCTCCGCGCCGGACAACGCGGCCTTCCAGGTCTGGTCGATCGACCGCAGCGCCGGGGACGTCGAAGCCGCCTATCTGTTCTACGACGGCTCGTTGAACCTGATCAGCCGCCGCGCCCGTCCTGAGGAAGACTACGACCCGCGCACCCGCCCCTGGTACCGCCGCGCCCGGGTGGACGGCGGCCAGATCACCACCGCCCCCTACGTGTTCTTTGCCAGCCCCGAAGTCGGCACCACCCTGGCCAGGCGCAGCGGCCTGACCCGGGTAATTGCGGCAGACCTGACCCTGGCCGAACTGTCCGCCACCCTGACCGATCAACAGATCACCGCCAGCAGCCAGATCCTCCTCTACGACCCCGCCGGCAATGCGGTGGCCTACCCCGACAGCGCCCGCCTGACGATGATGATGGATGGCGAGGCGATACTCAGCCCGGCCCGCGAACTCAGCCCCGAAATCGACGCCCTGCTGGCCGATGACACCGGCGAGCTGCAACAGAGCGTGCTCGAGCTGGGCAAGCGCCGCTGGGTGGCCTCGCGCAGCCGCCTGCTGGAAGGCGGCCCCCAGGGCCTGTTCCTGGCCCTGCTGGTGCCGGAAGACGAGCTGCTGGAGGACGCCTACCGCATGCGCTGGCAAGGCGCGCTGATCACCCTGACCACCCTGCTGCTATGCCTGCCGCTGGGCTGGCTGACCTCGCGCATCGTGGCCAAACCGCTCAAGGCCCTGGTCGCCGAAGCCGAGGCGATCCGCCGCTTCGACTTCAAGCAACCCACCAGCGGCCACTCGCCGGTACTGGAGGTCGACCAGCTGGCGGTGTCCATGAAACAGATGAAAGAAACCATCGCCAGCTTCCTGGAGATCGCCGCCAGCCTGTCCGCCGTGACCCGCTTCGACACCCTGCTCGAACGGGTGCTGGAGGAAACCGTGGGCATCAGCCAGGCCCAGGGCGGGCTGATCTACCTGATCGACGCCGACAAGGGCCGGCTCGAACCCCGTGGGCTGTTCCTCGACGGCCAGCGCCACGACCTCGCTCGACACGACATCCCCGGCTACGAGGTGAGCGCCGACGCATTGCCGCAGTGGCTGCGCGGCCCGGCCGGCGGTGGCCCCAGCACGGTGCTGTCCCTCGGCTTCGACCAGGCCGGCGACTACCGCAGCCTGCTACGCGCCCTCGACAGCCCGCGGGTCCATCTGGTCGCCGCCGGCCTGCACAACCGCCAGGGCGACACAGTCGGCGTGCTGGTACTGTTGCACTGCGACCGCGGCGAGACCGACGAGCCGGCCATGCCGCGCCGCGAACGCGTGGCCTTCGTCGAGGCGGTCTCCGGGGTCGCCGCCCTGTGCATCGAGAGCCAGCGCCTGCTGCTGCGGCAGAAGAAGCTGCTCGATGCCATCATCCAGCTGGTCGCCGGCGCCATCGATGCCAAGAGCCCCTACACCGGCGGCCACTGCCAGCGCGTGCCGGAGATCGCCCTGATGCTCGCCCGCGCCGCGGCGGACAGCGACGATCCGGCCTTCCGCGACTACCGGCCGACTGCCGAGGAATGGGAGGCCCTGCATATCGCCGCCTGGCTGCACGATTGCGGCAAGGTGACCACCCCCGAGTACGTGGTGGACAAGGCGACCAAGCTGGAGACCCTGTACGACCGCATCCACGAGGTGCGCATGCGCTTCGAGGTACTCAAGCGCGACGCCTGGATCGCCTACTGGCAGGGCTGCGCCGAAGGCGGCGAGGCGACGCGGCTGGCCGCTCTGCGCGACGAGACGCTGAGCCGCCTGGACGAGGACTTCGCCTTCGTCGCCGCCTGCAACCTGGGCGGCGAAACCATGGCCGAGGCCGACCTGCAGCGGCTCCGGCAGATCGCCGCACGCACCTGGACCCGCACCCTGGACGACCGCCTCGGCGTGTCCTGGGAGGAGGCCCGGCGCCAGCAGCGCCGCCCTGCGCAGGAACTGCCGGTGGAGGAAGCCTTGCTGGCCGACAAGCCCGAGCACCTGGTCGAACGCCCGGCCGACGAGCTGATCGCGGCGGACAACCCCTGGGGCTTCCGCCTGGAGGTGCCGCAGTACAAGTTCAACCGCGGCGAACTGCACAATCTGAGCACCGGGCGCGGCACCCTGACCGACGAGGAGCGCTACATCATCAACCACCACATAGTGCAGACCATCCTCATGCTCGATCGCCTGCCCTTCCCGCCGCACCTGCGGGAGGTCAGCGAGATCGCCGGCGGTCATCACGAGAAGGTCGACGGCAGCGGCTATCCGAAACGCCTGCGCCGCGAACAGATGAGCCTGCCGGCACGGATGATGGCGATCGCCGACATCTTCGAGGCGCTGACCGCGGTGGATCGCCCCTACAAGAAAGGCAAACTGCTGTCGGAGTCACTGACGCTGATGGCCGAGATGTGCCGCACGGGGCATATCGACCCCGAGCTGTTCGGCCTGTTCGTGCGGGCGCGGGTCTATCGCGAGTATGCCGAACGCTTCATGCAGAAGGCGCAGATCGATGCGGTGGACGAGGCAGAGGTGCTGGCCAAGGCTGGCCTGGCGGGCTGA
- a CDS encoding quinone-dependent dihydroorotate dehydrogenase yields the protein MYNLARELLFKLSPETSHELSIDLIGAGGRLGLNGLLTKAPASLPVKVMGLEFANPVGLAAGLDKNGDAIDGFAQLGFGFVEIGTVTPRPQPGNPKPRLFRLPEAAAIINRMGFNNHGVDHLLARVRAARYEGVLGINIGKNFDTPVERAVDDYLLCLDKVYAHASYVTVNVSSPNTPGLRSLQFGDSLKQLLEALRTRQEDLARQHGKRVPLAIKIAPDMSDEETAQVAAALLETGMDAVIATNTTLSRDGVKGLEYADEAGGLSGAPVRDKSTQTVKVLAGELAGRLPIIAVGGITEGRHAAEKIAAGASLVQIYSGFIYKGPALIREAVDAIVAAQR from the coding sequence ATGTATAACCTGGCCCGCGAGCTGCTGTTCAAACTCTCCCCGGAAACCTCCCACGAGCTGTCCATCGACCTGATCGGTGCCGGCGGTCGTTTGGGCCTCAATGGTCTGTTGACCAAGGCGCCGGCGAGTCTGCCGGTCAAGGTCATGGGCCTGGAGTTCGCCAATCCGGTCGGCCTGGCGGCCGGCCTGGACAAGAACGGCGATGCCATCGACGGCTTCGCCCAGCTGGGCTTCGGCTTCGTCGAGATCGGCACCGTGACGCCCCGCCCGCAGCCGGGCAACCCCAAGCCGCGGCTGTTCCGCCTGCCCGAGGCCGCGGCGATCATCAACCGCATGGGGTTCAACAATCACGGTGTCGACCATCTGCTGGCGCGGGTGCGGGCGGCCCGGTACGAGGGCGTGCTGGGCATCAATATCGGCAAGAACTTCGATACCCCGGTGGAGCGTGCGGTGGACGACTACCTGCTGTGCCTGGACAAGGTCTATGCCCACGCCAGCTATGTGACGGTCAACGTCAGTTCGCCGAATACCCCGGGGCTGCGCAGCCTGCAGTTCGGCGACTCGCTCAAGCAGCTGCTCGAGGCCCTGCGCACGCGTCAGGAGGACCTGGCCCGGCAGCACGGCAAGCGGGTGCCGCTGGCGATCAAGATCGCCCCGGACATGAGCGATGAGGAAACCGCCCAGGTGGCCGCGGCACTGCTCGAGACCGGCATGGATGCGGTGATCGCCACCAACACCACCCTGTCCCGGGACGGGGTCAAGGGGCTGGAGTACGCCGACGAGGCGGGTGGGCTGTCCGGTGCGCCGGTGCGGGACAAGAGCACCCAGACGGTCAAGGTGCTGGCCGGCGAGTTGGCCGGGCGTCTGCCGATCATCGCCGTGGGCGGCATCACCGAGGGCCGCCATGCCGCCGAGAAGATCGCCGCGGGGGCCAGTCTGGTGCAGATCTATTCGGGGTTCATCTACAAGGGGCCGGCACTGATCCGCGAGGCCGTCGATGCGATAGTGGCCGCGCAACGCTGA
- a CDS encoding DUF2835 domain-containing protein gives MPCLLLDIALSAERLRAVYQGRANRILLESRDGRRVSLPAHHIRPFLSHEGVYGAFALEFSPQGELLSLRRLD, from the coding sequence ATGCCCTGTCTACTCCTGGATATCGCGCTCTCTGCCGAGCGGTTGCGTGCAGTCTACCAAGGACGCGCCAACCGTATCCTGCTGGAGAGCCGTGATGGTCGACGGGTCAGTCTGCCGGCCCATCATATCCGCCCGTTCTTGAGCCATGAAGGGGTCTACGGCGCCTTCGCCCTGGAGTTCAGCCCCCAGGGCGAGCTGCTCAGCCTGCGGCGCCTGGACTGA
- the rmf gene encoding ribosome modulation factor: MRRLKRDPLERAFLRGYQYGINGKSRELCPFTLPSVRQAWMNGWREGRGDNWDGLTGTAGIHRLNELHAVG; encoded by the coding sequence ATGAGAAGACTTAAGCGTGATCCGTTAGAAAGAGCTTTTTTGCGCGGCTATCAGTACGGTATCAATGGCAAATCCCGCGAACTGTGCCCCTTCACCCTGCCTTCGGTTCGTCAAGCCTGGATGAACGGCTGGCGCGAAGGCCGTGGCGACAACTGGGATGGGCTGACCGGGACCGCCGGTATTCATCGACTCAACGAACTTCACGCTGTCGGCTGA